In bacterium, the sequence GAGAGCGGCGCGATATCCGTTGAGGTATCGGCACGGCCCGCCTTGCCAAAGACGGACTGGACTTCGGGGAATGTTTTGATGATCTGGTCTTGAAGTGTGAGGACACGTTGAGCTTCAGTGACTGAAATTCCGGGTAAGGCCGTGGGCATGTAGAGAAGACTTCCCTCGTGTAAGGTAGGCATAAATTCAGAACCCAGCATCATGAATCCTGGAAAAATAGAGAGCACAGCTAAAAAGGCAAATAACAGAACCTGTTTTTTTCTTTCTAACACCCAATGTAAAGCAGGCTCATAAATCGCAAAAAGTCTTTTACTGATGGGATGCTTATGCTCAGAATAATATTTCCCTACCAAGAAGGTATCTCCGATTTTATTGAGCCAGGGCATAGGCCCTTTAAAAGGATCGGCGCGGGCAAAGAGCATGCGCATGGCCGGATCCAAAGTAATGGCAAGAACGGCGGCAATCGCCAACGTCAGATTTTTAGAAAGCGCCAAGGGCCTAAAGAGACGGCCTTCCTGATCGACCAGGGTAAAAATAGGTAAAAAGGAAATAGCGATCACTAATAAGGAGAAAAAAACGGAGGGTCCCACTTCCATCAATGCTTCCAGGCGCACTTTAAAAAAATTTTCTTTTCTCCCGCTCTCATCCCAGTGCTGGATTTTGCGATACGCGTTTTCCACTTCAACGATGGCTCCGTCTACCAGAACACCGATTGAAATGGCAATACCGGCCAGCGACATGATGTTGGAAGTTTGTCCCATCAACACCAACGGGATAAAAGCCAGCAAAACGGAAATGGGAATCGTGACAATGGGGACGATGGCCGAGGGAAAATGCCAGAGAAAAAGTAAGATGACGAGACTCACAATGATGAGCTCTTCAATCAAAGTGCCTTTAAGAGTTTCCATTGCCCGTTCAATTAAATCGGAACGGTCATAGACCGTGACAATCTTAACGCCTTCCGGCAGGGTTTTCTGGATTTCTTCAATTTTTTCCTTCACCCTTTTAATAACGGAAGGGGCGTCTTCGCCTTGGCGCATCACAATAATACCGCCCACCGTATCACCTTTTCCGTCCAGATCAGTAATTCCCCGTCTCATTTCGGGCCCGATGGATACATCGGCCACTTGTTTTACCAAAATGGGCGCATTGCTTTTTAAAGGATAATCGATAACGGCATTGGCAATCTCATCCACCGTACTCACCAAACCTTCGGAACGCACCATGGCTTCAGTGCCCGAAAATTCAATCACGCGTCCGCCGCTTTCTTGATTGGTGTTGCGGACGGCATCCAACACTTGAGGGAGCGAAAGGTTGAAGAGTGCTAACTTTGTAGGATCTACCTTTACCTGAAATTGTTTGACAAAGCCGCCGACGCCCGCCACTTCCGAAACGCCCGGAACGGATTGAAGATGGTAGCGCAAATTCCAATCTTGAAGGGAACGCAGTTCTGCCGCATCTCTTTGGCCTGTTTCATCCACCAAGGCATATTGAAAAACCCAACCCACACTCGTGGCATCGGGACCTAGTTCGGTTTTCACTCCAGCAGGTAATTGCGCGGTAATGCGGCTTAAATATTCCACCACGCGGCTTCGAGCCCAATACAAATCAGTTCCGTCCTCAAAAATGACATACACGTAGGAGAATCCGTAATCTGAAAATCCCCTCACGGACTTGATTTTAGGGGCTCCCAAGAGCGAGGCGATGATGGGATAGGTCACTTGTTTTTCAATTATCTCGGGCGAACGGTCCCATTTGGAGTAAATGATAACCTGCGTGTCGGAGAGATCGGGAATGGCATCAAGCGGGATGCGCTTTAACGAGTACACACCCAAAACGATGAGGACGGCCGTCAGAGCGAAAATCAAAAAGCGATGCGTGGCGGAAAACTCAATGAGGCGTTTAATCATTAGTGCCCCTGATTTTGGATTCGGAATCGATTAAAAAATTAGGGCCGCTGGAAATAACCTCGCCCGCTTCAAGCCCCGCAAAAACTTGATACTCTTCGGTGGATTTACTTCCCAAAACCACAGGTTGCGGGTTTAAATGGTTATCGGACGTAACCAAATAAACTAAGTCACGCGTTCCCGTATGCAGGACGGCCTCGGCAGGAATAACAATCTGGTCTTTTAAGCGCACCGTAATTTTCCCCTGGAAACCTCCGTACATGGGAATATTTTGCGCTGTGCCGTCTACGGTTCCCAAAGCTTTTAAAGTGCGAGTGGAGGGATCAACAAGGGAATCCACGCCAGTGATCTTTCCTTTGAGCACTGTTTGCGGAGCGCTACTGGCAAATCCGGAAAAGTCGGCTCCTGTTTTTACCAAGGCCAGATCGGATTCGTAAATTTGAAGGATAACTTCTTTAAGCGATTGAATACTACCGGAAACCGGGATGCTGATGTCTAAATCTTGGCGCGATACCGTATAGCGGCCGATCAAAGCGAGGTTCATCTGTTGGTTGGTGATATGAACATCGCGTGGATTTGGCGCTTCGCTTGTTTCCGGACTTTTCTGGATTTCTTTTTTGGCCTCCACATGAACCAAATCCATGCCGCAAATGGGACATTTTCCTTTTTCATGTTGGTGTACTTGCGGGTGCATGGGACAAGTCCAATATCCGGACGCGTCTTCATGAACGGCCCCGTTCGCCGTGCCCGGTGACGGGCTGTCTTGACGACTGCAAGCTACGCCTAGCGCTAAGGCTATAAGTGTAAAAAATAAAAATAAGATTTTTCGGTTCATAATGTGCCTCCTTGAGTATTTCCGGTGAGTTGTAAAATTTCCTGAAAGTTTTTTTCGTATTCAACTCTTAAATTCACGGCTTTTAATCTTAAATCCAGATAATCGGTCATCACCATTTTATGCTCATCCAGGCCTTCCATGGTGCGGGGGGAAATGTTTTTCATCAGCTCCACCCTCTCTTTGGCCCGTGGGATGAGTTTATTTTTGAGGGTGTAAAATTGGCTTTTAAGCGACTCCGCTTTTTTTGTAAAAGACGACAGCATGGATTGTGACGTGGTGCTTATTTTTTTAAGTTCCGCTTCGGCTTTCACCTTTTCGGCATTTGCTGTCTTCACCTGAGCGCGCGATTGCCCGAAAGAAAGGAGAGGAACCGTTACTCCTACCATTAACTCCCGATCCACTTGGGAAGCCGACATCCCCTCAAAGGTACGAAAACGGACGGAGACATCCGGCAGATAGGATTGTTTAGCCAGCGCGAGCTCGGCTTTTTTAGCTTTCAGTTCCTTTTCCTTCCACGTGATAAAAGGATTTTTTGATGAGGGAATTTTAGGGCTCTGCAGGACAGGCTCAACGGGAACGAGCGTCCGTTCTGCAAGCGAAGGGACAAGGCCGTTTAAGAGATTACGCGCCTCAGTAAGCGCCGCTTCCGCTTCCAACACTTCGTTCTCTAAAAGATCCGTTTCCGATTCCACGCCCAACAAATGGACCTTGGCCGTATTGTCGGAAAGCGTGGTGGTTTTGAAGAGTTCGGCATGATGGCGGAGCCAATGGTGTTTTTCTTTTAGAACGGCAAGGCGTGCCGAAGCCCCCCAAAACTCCACATAGGCCACCCGGGCTTTGGCGAGGATTCCTGTTTTTTGGAGGAAACCCATTTGTTTTTGGGTTTCGTAATCAAGAGTCCGTGTTCTTTTATCCTGAATGATTTTTGTGGGGAAAGGGACTTCCTGAAAAACCTCAACGCCGTTACTGGTATCGCCGCCGGTTTTCATCTGCATCCAGCCCACCATGCCAGGCGGGATATTGATTCCGGAGGCACGGGATTTAAACGCATCGATGGTGGCCGTTTCAATGGCCAAGTCGGGGCTTTCCGTACGGACCAAGCCTAAAAACTCATCTAATGTGAGCTTTTCCTTGGCCATGGCCTGTCCCGGCACGACACTCAAAAAACAAAATATAAGGGCAAGAATGCTAACTGTTTTCAAATTCATGCAGAGGCCTCTGCGGGGCTTCGCATATAAGCGAAGCCCCGCCCAACCTATATAATTTAGTTCTGATTTCTGTAGTTTTTGGGGCTATTTTGCCCAGCCTCAGAGACACTAGGGAGAGTAGTTCCACCCCGGCCGTCCCGTTCCATTTTTTCACGACAGTACTTATTACCGTGCTTTCTGTCTTGAGCTCCTGCAGAGGTTCCATTCGTCCCCTCTACCTGAGTTTGATAGGCTTCATACTTATTGGAAGATGCCAGTGCGGATGCCTCCATCCCTGCAGAATATAATGTTAAAACAAGAATAGATATAATGAGTTTAGTTTTCATATTAAGTCTCCTTTGCGGGTAATACGACCAATGAGTTGAATTTGTGACAAATTAAACGATTTATTGAAATTATAATTATTTTTGATACCCAATAGATATATGTCACAAAAAAGCCATTCGGATCGTATTACCCTGAGAGATGAAATGGATAAACCTGATTTGTCAGATGAAGAGCTCATGAGAAGATATCAAGAGGGTGAACAGATGGCCTTTGATGTTTTATTTAAACGGTATTCAGGACGGATTTTGGGGTTCTTATCCAAAAAACTTTTTCAGGTTCAACTGGCCCAAGACCTTATTCAGGAAGTCTTTTTAAAGCTCCACCGGTCACGCGAGCAATATACGCGTAATTTACCCTTTGCCCCGTGGCTTTTTTCGATCATGCGCAGTGTTTGGGTGGATTATTTAAAAAAGAACAGGAAGGAAGATTT encodes:
- a CDS encoding efflux RND transporter permease subunit; the encoded protein is MIKRLIEFSATHRFLIFALTAVLIVLGVYSLKRIPLDAIPDLSDTQVIIYSKWDRSPEIIEKQVTYPIIASLLGAPKIKSVRGFSDYGFSYVYVIFEDGTDLYWARSRVVEYLSRITAQLPAGVKTELGPDATSVGWVFQYALVDETGQRDAAELRSLQDWNLRYHLQSVPGVSEVAGVGGFVKQFQVKVDPTKLALFNLSLPQVLDAVRNTNQESGGRVIEFSGTEAMVRSEGLVSTVDEIANAVIDYPLKSNAPILVKQVADVSIGPEMRRGITDLDGKGDTVGGIIVMRQGEDAPSVIKRVKEKIEEIQKTLPEGVKIVTVYDRSDLIERAMETLKGTLIEELIIVSLVILLFLWHFPSAIVPIVTIPISVLLAFIPLVLMGQTSNIMSLAGIAISIGVLVDGAIVEVENAYRKIQHWDESGRKENFFKVRLEALMEVGPSVFFSLLVIAISFLPIFTLVDQEGRLFRPLALSKNLTLAIAAVLAITLDPAMRMLFARADPFKGPMPWLNKIGDTFLVGKYYSEHKHPISKRLFAIYEPALHWVLERKKQVLLFAFLAVLSIFPGFMMLGSEFMPTLHEGSLLYMPTALPGISVTEAQRVLTLQDQIIKTFPEVQSVFGKAGRADTSTDIAPLSMVETTIILKPKSEWRKKDRWYSFLPNFMSGPFERIWPETISEEDLVSEMNEKLNFIGMPNIWTMPIKNRIDMLSTGIRSTIGIKVFGADVKVIEKIGRDIEKNLGSVPGTRAIVAERIASGYFLDVRFDREKLKTYGLSMKEAQDQAMMAIGGENVSTALINRERYPIQVRFAPDFRQDQQAIKRVLIATPIGAKIPLSEIASVHVTEGASMIRDENASLVGYVYVDIDPAKTDVGSYVDEAKKIVSEKVKLPEGYTLAWSGQYENMQRVKERLTMVIPLTLIIIIFLLHFNTGSWVKTGIILLAVPFSLIGAVWLMVGLDYNLSIAAWVGMIALLGLDAETGVFMLMYLDLAYHDREKSGRMKTRSDLIDAIIEGAVHRVRPKLMTVMALFMGLIPIMWSIGAGSDVMKRIAAPMIGGLFTSFILELLIYPVLYLMWREKSLVTTSK
- a CDS encoding RNA polymerase sigma factor, which encodes MSQKSHSDRITLRDEMDKPDLSDEELMRRYQEGEQMAFDVLFKRYSGRILGFLSKKLFQVQLAQDLIQEVFLKLHRSREQYTRNLPFAPWLFSIMRSVWVDYLKKNRKEDLKEQDFFEKMQPTFMPVTDSKDEILEILLPNQKTAVAMKVYDDATFEEIALKLETSTENARQLVSRGLRRLRELMMLKKEDYGD
- a CDS encoding TolC family protein; this encodes MAKEKLTLDEFLGLVRTESPDLAIETATIDAFKSRASGINIPPGMVGWMQMKTGGDTSNGVEVFQEVPFPTKIIQDKRTRTLDYETQKQMGFLQKTGILAKARVAYVEFWGASARLAVLKEKHHWLRHHAELFKTTTLSDNTAKVHLLGVESETDLLENEVLEAEAALTEARNLLNGLVPSLAERTLVPVEPVLQSPKIPSSKNPFITWKEKELKAKKAELALAKQSYLPDVSVRFRTFEGMSASQVDRELMVGVTVPLLSFGQSRAQVKTANAEKVKAEAELKKISTTSQSMLSSFTKKAESLKSQFYTLKNKLIPRAKERVELMKNISPRTMEGLDEHKMVMTDYLDLRLKAVNLRVEYEKNFQEILQLTGNTQGGTL